The Nicotiana sylvestris chromosome 6, ASM39365v2, whole genome shotgun sequence genomic sequence TATCACAGTCAATTTGCTTAAAGGTAAAATTTAATATGTATTGCTAGGAAACTGCACCAAAGTATGATAAGTTCTTTATCTCTAAAGATACAATTCATTATAGAGGTTTACTTTGTTTGTTGATATATAGTGTATCATATTTTCGCACCGTCAGGTTATAAAAGTTAATTATGTCAGTTTATATTATCATTAAACCACATATTGAAGGTAATTACCTACAATACTAACAGGTAATGATATGGTGGCTCAGGGTTTTATACAAGGAGATTACCAAATGTTACGTCGGGGAAGCAATTTTTAACATTGTCATTTTACTAGAATTTTTTCTTCATGTAAAGGGCTTATATATAACCtaaaatttttgtaatttttactcattttgtacggtataattttttttttttgcaaaggaGATTCAATTGAAACCACCTTTAAATTTAATTTCTTCAAGCTAGTTCTGGGCTGTTTATTACAAACATAAGGCGATAACCAGTGGCGAATCCAGCATTTCAAGGTAATGGGTGCTCACTATTGATTAGTGCTAGCAAATGATAGGGAGGATTCGGATTGATATGGACGGATTAAATACATTTTAGATAAGACGGATAAAATTTCCGAACCactcatatttaatacggataaaacaTAAATTGAATGACGAAAAATATGAATATCCATATTTTCTTGAATATTATCATTATTGTGAGGATTCCAAACGAATAGATTGTCAAATTTGGTGGTGGTAAAttgaatatattttctttttgtgcCACGATGaactaaatgaattgaagaaagaaaaaacgaCAAAGTTAAGAACAAAAGGGAATTAAAGCCATGTAAAAAGGAGACGaaaagacaagaggggttgctctgatggtaagcaacttccacttccaaccaagaggttgtgagttcgagtctccccaagagcaaggtgggaagttcttggagggaaggatgccgggtttctatttggaaacagcctctctaccctagggtaggggtaaggtctgcgtacacactaccctccccagaccccactaagtgggattatactgggttgttgttgttgttgtaaaaagGAGACGAAAAAGAAAGTCAAAGAGTGCACTACGTAGAACGTTGGATCACGCAGAGCGCGTACTTAGATTTCATTAACCAGTAACACCCACCAATCTGTTTTAGTAATGGGTGGTCACCTAAATATATATTCATTTCATGCGAAATTGTCTATGTTCGATATCATGGGCAATGGGCACCACAATTCTCTATGTGGTCCGCCCATGGTGATAACCTACAAGAGAGCAGAGTAAATAATCTGGTATATTACTACACTAATGTTTAACTGATGTTCTAAACATTTTGTAGATTTACAATACATAAAACTTAACCCGATTTTAAAATGTTTGTTACTTAAGTAGTTTAAGAAGTTGAAAATTATGTAATTTTCCATCTTTGCTGTAGTTCGTACGTACCAAAGAATTTCTTCGATTACTCACTGTGAAATTTTAGGTTCTTGCACAATATACTCATCCATCAACAGGGGGAGGGGGTGGGGGTGGTGGGAGTACAGTGGAAGCTACACTATCACTTGATGCTGATGTCGTGACCATAGGCGAGGCGTTGGAGTTGGCGGCTCTTTCTGCAGGGGACAAACCAGTGGACGAGAGCGATGCGGCAGCGATACAGGCAGCGGAAGTGAGAGCCACAGGACTAGGCCATGTGGTGCCAGGAGGTGTAGGAGCAGAAGCTCAACGTGCAGCCGCTGTCAATATCCGAACCACGCGAGACGAGCAGAAGACCAAGCTCAGTGATGTTCTTACAGTAAGTCTCCCTCATCAATCATAATTTTTTTCTAAATTGAAGTTTTGTACAGAAAAATAGTTACTATGTTAATAATTAATGTCAGTGTAGAAATTTTTTGAGTTTCTCAATATGTAAAACTTTGAATAGTACTACAGGAGTATAACTTTTTATGAGACGTCTTTTTTGTGAGTTCAAGTTGTGTATAAACAacctttgaatttttttttgtggtAAAAACAGATACTAGTACTTAAtaataaaatactaaaataatTACAATCCAACCATGTTTGTAGTGGCCAACATTGTTGGTTAAAGTAGCATTTTAATATTCCGGACCACAGATTTTCTACCAAATGTAATATTCTCCGATGTCTGTCTATATATCATTAGCAAATACCGGAGGAACTACTAAAATTCATGTCTTGTCAAAAAGTTTCTTCTTTGCTCCCCTCTTTGGCTAGAAGGTCTGCCGCCGGGTTTTGCTCCCCGAAGCTATGGCTGATGATTGGATTTCCCAGTCGAGCCATCAATGAACTGCATTCAAATATAATAGGACTAGAAGGCAAATGACCAGTGTGTAACATCTTAATACTTCCATTGAATCAATGTTAACGATAAGAGGAGTCAGTTTGTGTTCCAACATTTGAATTTTTTGGCATTAGAttaaatatactaaaaaactaaTCATAGTCAGTATATGTAATTGACCTAAAACATAGAGTGTAACTTGATATTACATATTTTATACTACTCAGCGTATATGACTTAAGTGTTGATCTTTTCTTTTTATATGCCCCTAAGTTTCCTTTTTACTCCCTAGTCCCTCCCTTTTAGTTCCATAAACCTACTTTTTGCTTTTTGAGAATTTGACCAACATTTTGAATATCTAAATTTTAACTTTGAAATATTAAGTTAATATAattcaatttagctttaaagACTTTGTGGAAAATCGTTAGGTATGAACATGTTAGCTACTTGTGACTCAATTGGTGATATAGTATCTCTCCCCCCCAAAAAAGATGTTTTTCTGTACCACGcgtaaagaaaatattttggcgAATAAACAAGATATTTTTCAAATGTCGAAAATATTTTAAATGTCACTAAATAAATGTCGTCATATCCTTACTTTCTTCTAGTTAAAGCATAGAGTTTCACCTAaactgaaacggagggagtacattTTTCTTAATCTTTAGGATGCAACAAGCAAACTTGTGGACTACAAGCCAGTGACGAAGGAAGACGCGTTAGGCGTGGTGGGAGCTGAGATAAGGAATAAGCCTGATTTGGCTACACACCCTGGAGGCGTAGCTGCATCCATGGCCGCAGCTGCCAATCTGAACAAAGCCTGAAATGTGTCCTAAGCCCTTTAATTTAGTCTGGGTCTTTGTATAAAATTATGTGTTTTCCCAGATCGAATTCTCTTCCTTTGCTGTAAGTTTTGAGCTTTCGTGCATGTCATCAGTTTATACTCTAAATACACGTTAGTGTTATTAGTTCTTTAAATTATGCTTTATGTATAGATTTAGCTTAAAATAGTAACAATGCTAAAAAACTTATGTTATCATTGCATTTTTAATCATCGTTTATACTTTATACACATTGACAATGTTTAAAACATTCATGCCATAGTGAATTTTAATCATCTGTCAGTATATAACAGAATCATGTCACAGTTTATAACGTAAATTATACAGTAATAATTAATTTCACATATCATATGATCTATACGTAGTTGACATTTTTAGGTGATTTGACAACAAATAAAAATGTTGCATTGCTATATATATTAAACTAGTAAAGTTAGCCCGGGCAAATATTAAACTAGTAAGGTTAGCCCGGGCTTTGCCTGGGCCCAACCAAAGCTTGTTCCAACTACTGGTTTTTTGTCTCTTCTCAAAAGTAAAAAATACCATCTTACATAAACACATTTTATACCAAGGAATATGAATTGCATATCAAGTGAAGTTGCCCACATATAATTTTCTGGTAATGCCATCAGGCAAAACTGGAAAAAGGTAGACAGAGATATCTACTTGTGAAAAGGACTGAACTATTATTTCTCCTTTTTATGTTAGCATGAGGAGCAGAATAGTTTGTTGATCTTCCTGGGCTTCGCTGACATTAGGCAGTCCAACTGTCTATTGTGTGTAAATGAACCCTACAATTATTACCAGATATTAGGAAAATAAGGATTAGTCAACTAACTTCTATTGTTCCAACTATAGAATGATAAGAACAGAAGAATAATATGACTATCTGATGTAAATATCAGAGACAACTGTTTTGCAGGCTAAAACACAGTCACTTAACATTAAGTGCAAGTGAATCCAACACATAGGAAAGGTTGTTAATGAACAAGATGTCATAATATGCGGAAACCATATAACAACAGGACTtcagtaaataataaaataaactatAATTTAGGAATCGAGTTGTGATGAAAACACTTGTAGATCATGAAGCACATTAGCTGCAAGTCTCATAATCAGCTCAACAGTATTTTGCACTATAGACATAGCTGAACACTAAAATAATCATATTGACAAAAGGTTATATAAAAGAGTTCTGCAGGGCTAGTATAATACCTCCAAATAGTTTTAGCAAATAACTTGTGTCAAGCGTCAAATAATTCCATGAATACCAAAGAGACTATACTGTAGTCCAATTGCACTGCAAGGATAAAAAATTTGTCAGAAAGCTCAAATATTATCGTTCgaggcaacaaatacatattcaagatcaagctcaaaggcccttaaatttatttactattgaaaagaagaatcagaggatttaTAGAGATTGTAAcgctcaaatattcgaaataaaatactacgattgttgcgatatttttcagtcttgattttattttctcgacgcaaatttattgtctacaaattctggcacgcccagtgggacaatctctacctctcatctcagcttttcaatcaccaaagttcaagaacattgaaatggcttcgaagaaaatcaacatccaccaaggctgctaactccaggttctatgctgatgtggaaagcatcctcgatgtcacctttggaagcttcggaccagttacgaggagcaaagcaagctctttaggacaacaagcaccccaagtgtcgtccgcatcaacccctgttttcggatcttcatcctcaaaaggagcaagatcttccacaaatgcatctgaaggaggaagcgatgttgctgaaaagatcaagaaaactcttgctctgcttgacctctccggctcCAAGCACTCTattgtgaaggaagatgatgatgcttcaagcgatggatcctccccacttacaccacatagcgtgacccagtcaaggatcaatctgtgtgaaaatccatgctatTCTCCGTCATCgacgacaatcatgcaagccatggtgacaaacacttcatctatggaggagcagttggcaaacttgatgGAAGCAATcactggcttgaccaaatgcatgcaaaatcaagaggctagaattgacaagctaacagacagggtgggaatattgatggaagaagaatctaccCATGCACTCGGCAAGCTCCaagaagttctagagagtgactctcccccaagacaagcagcatccactaaggctatctctgtctcatctgaagggatgattccaatcgatcaactgaaggagttcatcgaaggaaccattaagaacaaatatgaagtttctaccaaatcctcccttacatatgcaaagccgtacactgcaagggtcgatatgttgaagatgcctgttggctatcaacctccgaagtttcaatagtttgatggtaaaggtaacccaaagaAACATATTGCGCACTTCGTTGAGACatgcaacaatgctgggacttatggagattacctcatcaagcagtttgttcgctcgctaaaaggaaatgcttttgactggtacacagacctcgaggctggatctatcgacagttgggatcaactagagcaagagttcctcaatcgcttttatagcacaAGGCACACGGTGAGTATGATAGAGCTCACAAATACTCGTCAAAgaaagggggaaccagttatcgactttatcaatcgttggaggaatgcaagcctcaactgcaaataCAGGTttagtgaagcttcaggcatagagatgtgcatccaaggcatgcattggggattgcgctacatcttgcaaggtatcaagcctagcacatttgaagaacttgcaactcgtgcccatgacatggaattgagcatggcttccgctggaaatgaaaggctacccatctatgaacctcgcaaagtgaatgacaagcaagaagtcaggaagtggggcaagttcgtacctaagtctgaaagcaaagaagctatgaatgtcaatacgtcacttgtgaagttcacgacgaaggagagcaagaagcagagtatgaaatccacttcgtttcaagataagccaagtgggaagttaactctaaaagaaatgcaggaaaaagagtacccattcctggattctgatgtgccagccattttcgaagaactcctcaagttaaatctcattgagcttccggagatgaagcgaccaaatgaagctgggaaaacaaatgacccgaactactgcaaatatcaccgacttgtaagccaccctctggagaagtgctttgtcttcaaggataaagtcatggacttggctcgcgaaaagaagatcgtgcttgaagatgagaaagcaagcgcaaaccaagtctctatcacctttggatCACTCAGTCCGGATGACttatgtggttttaaagaaagtaaagatgaagaattactggagagcgacaaagctgaagtcaatcaacctgatgacgatgaaggttggacattggtgactcGTTGTAGGAACCACAAAAGGAGCCCtaaaaagaatcaatagaacaaccaacaaggaagatgatggtaCAAATACCAACGAAAACGAatccagttaggcatttgaagaaagcaaaagtggagatgcaccatcctcaaaagccacgaaatctagtgaccttggaggagtttttaccaagttggttccgcacgaagatttcccatgagggcattgatgcctcttgttgccatactgacaaaggggaagaaaagattGATGACCTACCGTTGGCACCACCTTCGGAAAAGCCCATtgagtccactcctcaagaagttaatgcttgtgaggaaaagttcacgttcacaaatgacgatcttttgctaggtgacactcctcataaccgcccattgtacttggttggctatatgcgtgatgaaagggtaaatcgaattttggttgatagaggatcctcagtgaacattttgtCAATCCATActatgaaagaacttggtattcccatgaacgaactctcagaaagtcatgtgatgatccaaggatttaaccaaggggggcaaagagccataggcgcgatcaggctgggaatcactattgaagatatgcGATCAAGTACATGGCTGCATGTGATCGACGCGAAGACTTCATACAATATTTtgcttgggaggccttggatacatgagaataaagttgttctatctacctaccatcaatgtttgaaATACTACGAGGGCGAAGTCGAGAAGACGGTAGTTgttgatgatgagccattcaccgaggctgagttacacttcgccgatgcaaagttctacttgaagaaccacaTTGTGAAGGAGCTGAAGGTTGATGATGGTATGAAAAGCAAGAATAACGAACCCATAATTAAAAGAGCTGAGGTGACTATTGGTAAAGCCAAAGTTGTTACTGAGGAGATACCCGCCAACGTGAATAAATCTCATAAAAGGGGTATTGCGTCTTATGGAAAGAAAGTAAGTCCcgcgctccaatatgtccctaaaaggaagaaagacgagggcgaatcatataatatccaaaCCAAGACACTAAgggagttaactcttccggtaaaacaaattgaggcagtaaagttgcCCTCAAAGTCGCTTGTAGGGTTTGTAGCCCATAatcgtttgcagaatgtggcactccttacaaagcgaacagatgaaggttttgatcctaacacttacaagctatttgcaaaagctggatacaatcccaatgagctgtcaaagttagggaagctcccatcagaagctgcaaCGAGGCAACCCCGTGAAGGTCTTGGGTACAAGCAACTgtcaccagtgcgcatctcaataagaagggcAAGTAGCAATTATATCACTGTAAAAGACGAATCTGCCGCTTCTAATaggccttctgtctttgatcggcttggaaaatcaactgtgagaacttctgtatttgagagattgggtccattaaagaaggggaataaATTCCAGAGAAATTATCGAAATACAAGAACACCCGCTTCACCCAAAATTCAGGAGAtttctaaggatttccaaagtttggttccttccagaatgaggcgacaaacaaaactgatggtttcatgtgaagaagtactgaaggtaaagccatatattgtggtctacactaaggaatgtaatgaagatgaagaaagtgtaggtTTTTCGTATCATATCACTGTACAAGGCGAGAATGGTGTTTCGTCTTCGATGGAAGATAATGTGGAATTAGAGGATGCTTCgccgtgttatcacatatccttcaatgatggggaccctcaagaagataaagatgggaaagatgctccacctgaacttgaagaaggagtgaagacgatAGTTGAttccttaaaagaagttaaccttggcattgatgaggaaccaagacccacctacctaagtgctttactagaagctgatgaagagagaacttatattgagttactcaaagaattcagggatgtctttgcgtggagttacaaagagatgcctggcttggacccgaaagtagcagtccatcaccttgcagtcagaaatggtgctcgccctgttaaacaagctcaaaggcgttttaggccagacttggttcccttgattgaaactgaagttaacaaactcattgaagctggatttattcgggaagttaaatacccaacatgggtttcaagtattgtccctgtaaggaagaagaatggccaaattcgagtatgcgttgacttcagggacctcaataatgcatgtcccaaagatgaattcccgcttcctattccagagctgatgatcgatgctactactagTTACGAGACAATGTCTTTCATGGATGGTTcgtcgggctataaccaaattcgcatggcaccaaaagatgaagagcttactgcatttcgcacccccaagggtatttattgctacaaggtaatgccttttggcttgaagaatgctggtgctacttaccaaagggctatgcagaatatttttgacgatcttctccacaagaatgtcgaatgctatgttgacgacttggtggtgaaatcaagagagaagggtgaccacatgaaagacttgaggatggtatttgaattgctccggaggtaccaacttaggatgaatccgttgaaatgtgcctttggagttacttctggaaagttccttggtttcattgtccggcatcgagggatcgaaattgatcaagccaaagtggatgccattttgaaaatgcctgagcctcgagatatccatgaattgaagagtctgcaaggaaagctagcataccttagaagattca encodes the following:
- the LOC104216384 gene encoding late embryogenesis abundant protein D-34-like; the encoded protein is MQSAAVLNQRFGGVGRNDMTDIARDKGVTVSQTEIEGTPIVTEAVGGEVLAQYTHPSTGGGGGGGGSTVEATLSLDADVVTIGEALELAALSAGDKPVDESDAAAIQAAEVRATGLGHVVPGGVGAEAQRAAAVNIRTTRDEQKTKLSDVLTDATSKLVDYKPVTKEDALGVVGAEIRNKPDLATHPGGVAASMAAAANLNKA